A window from Theobroma cacao cultivar B97-61/B2 chromosome 3, Criollo_cocoa_genome_V2, whole genome shotgun sequence encodes these proteins:
- the LOC18604183 gene encoding reticulon-like protein B9 has protein sequence MPIYESSESDNETIPRVKLFGRERPMHSILGGGKVADVLLWRERNLSAALLIGVTAIWFLFEVVEYNFVTLLCHISITTMLVIFIWGMFADYFGCTRPKIPELLSNEHAFREVVSAFHWRFNQFLSKFLHIAGGKDPVHFFLVIVSLYIISVIGSYFDFVNLLFIGFLCMETLPYLYTKFENEVDYHAGQMTRKASKLYRRFDSRVLTKIPRGPVKEKKHA, from the exons ATGCCGATATATGAATCCTCGGAGTCCGACAATGAGACCATCCCACGGGTAAAGCTGTTCGGACGTGAAAGGCCTATGCATTCTATTCTTGGAGGAGGGAAAG tTGCTGATGTATTACTATGGAGGGAAAGAAACTTATCAGCCGCGTTATTAATTGGAGTGACAGCCATATGGTTTCTCTTCGAGGTGGTTGAGTACAATTTCGTGACCCTTCTCTGTCACATCTCCATCACCACAATGCTTGTTATCTTCATATGGGGCATGTTTGCAGATTATTTTGGATG TACTCGCCCGAAGATCCCTGAGTTGTTGTCGAATGAACACGCCTTCAGAGAAGTTGTTTCCGCCTTCCATTGGAGGTTCAATCAATTCTTGTCAAAGTTCCTTCACATTGCTGGTGGAAAAGACCCCGTTCACTTCTTTTTG GTAATTGTTTCTCTGTACATAATATCAGTGATCGGATCCTATTTCGACTTTGTGAATCTTCTGTTCATTG GCTTTCTCTGTATGGAGACCCTGCCATACCTGTACACTAAATTCGAGAATGAAGTTGATTATCATGCTGGGCAAATGACCCGGAAGGCGAGCAAACTGTACAGAAGGTTTGATTCTAGAGTTCTTACCAAGATACCGAGAGGACCAGTAAAGGAGAAGAAGCACGCATAA
- the LOC18604184 gene encoding uncharacterized protein LOC18604184 translates to MVRELKIITENGDGIGGIGGACLVFWAALLTLSLISAIIFSCADGVSKDKTSSGDTNFYGGGCAADCGGAGCGAACGG, encoded by the coding sequence atGGTAAGGGAACTGAAAATAATTACTGAGAATGGAGATGGGATTGGTGGGATCGGTGGTGCTTGCCTAGTCTTTTGGGCAGCTTTGCTTACTCTTTCTTTGATTTCAGCCATAATCTTCTCTTGTGCAGATGGTGTATCCAAGGACAAAACTTCTTCAGGTGATACAAATTTTTATGGTGGAGGATGTGCTGCTGATTGTGGCGGTGCAGGTTGTGGTGCAGCTTGTGGTGGATGA
- the LOC18604186 gene encoding uncharacterized protein LOC18604186, with translation MGTKSNSKNMELQAKHPEPKSIIQTLVLMAKDPKSRSLTNILGGGTVAGLLLWENAISSATVICIATEIWVLSTIIVENWIAQALLRIIAFVLLNLVSLALVSVFTAFYLDKCVEEKINFCLNKVEGAIGTVIDPYRRELDAAGKIIGRFVETQSKSLTDTIKKSIKNRLDEALWPLYESVLQGLAAIVKPNLPAIFHSKICQEFLQMLLMISEGSQKKTFYGVVASLQVISIMCIFFPPTTVLYIGYLCVATLPALCNKLKISTVLEENFQTKEDKISGNDESVPKRS, from the exons ATGGGAACCAAAAGCAACAGTAAAAATATGGAATTGCAGGCAAAGCACCCCGAACCCAAATCTATTATTCAAACACTGGTATTAATGGCAAAGGACCCCAAATCCAGGTCACTGACTAACATTCTGGGAGGGGGAACAG TTGCGGGGTTACTGCTCTGGGAGAATGCGATCTCGTCGGCAACAGTGATATGTATTGCAACTGAAATATGGGTTTTGTCGACAATAATCGTGGAAAACTGGATTGCTCAAGCATTGCTTCGAATCATTGCTTTCGTGCTTCTCAACCTCGTCAGTTTGGCTCTTGTGTCCGTCTTCACTGCCTTTTACCTTGACAAGTGCGTTGAAGAgaagataaatttttgtttgaacAAAGTTGAAGG AGCAATTGGTACAGTAATTGACCCGTACCGCCGAGAGTTGGACGCTGCGGGGAAGATTATAGGCCGTTTCGTAGAAACTCAAAGCAAGAGCCTAACAGATACCATAAAAAAATCCATTAAGAACCGTTTAGATGAGGCATTGTGGCCCTTATATGAGTCAGTTCTACAAGGTTTGGCAGCAATTGTCAAGCCTAACTTGCCTGCaatttttcattcaaaaatATGCCAAGAGTTCCTGCAGATGCTTCTCATGATTTCAGAAGGAAGCCAAAAGAAGACTTTCTATGGG GTTGTTGCTTCTCTCCAGGTTATCTCTATTATGTGCATATTTTTCCCTCCAACCACAGTCTTGTATAtag GATATTTGTGCGTGGCGACTTTGCCAGCATTATGCAACAAGTTAAAAATTTCCACTGTGCTCGAGGAGAATTTCCAAACAAAGGAAGACAAGATTTCTGGCAATGATGAGTCAGTACCTAAAAGATCCTGA